A window from Citrus sinensis cultivar Valencia sweet orange chromosome 5, DVS_A1.0, whole genome shotgun sequence encodes these proteins:
- the LOC127902634 gene encoding uncharacterized protein LOC127902634, translated as MGKSKLALHNPPGPIKEPGMMKIPYVDHFPGRITSMCKLDVVVNAIREKLTRQQLKLFKDDIFGHFLQCRSYPFSGVIVHNILLRQVSHGDGNDKDELWFQVGDHLIRLSIGEWCLVTGLCYGEKVFLTKHKTNHRLLNKYFGGRIRDINLGQFEEIFMNLRFKNMNDTDALKIAMFYFADRVLHGRKDHCQINFNLLNEVDDINHFRSIPWGRLSWETIYKSIDNVLNGKAKKFKKARAENPLHRIEKYNFYGFTSAVHAWIFEAIEGLPLEWVEKIKRKGARIVRWKPVASSNINFGEVYSYLNERLDGTIFQTLKPDAKERATNYWKSVEDYVPYLPSWVRNHQPSINTPSSTRPNEVDPDPTSPIGLEQSPVEDVGAADDHYESAHDSDDRNEPEARTKFRNDYFVGRLDKIESSIHELRSELQTGHSSINELRSELMAERREAQQYRATVMAFMASFGAGASKGAYGDSPFGPAPSAPDCYGPNVDAGYGTHTDAGNDDEHTPMSLYSLHGDICDDSVQIFTEAPPGVSKFGRPYRPSYIFGSPYFIPPFKRVRNVRALPALNITDYEIDERSSVDMNPLRGLEDSRLCEEFDQWFAGNISVDWPVQQSRNFFEILMGNASMGWLGDEHIHTYYRLISEKQRRFPNALPQRVRHTDTYFWVFLKQLWNNGSCDVNSLQYGNNLSSYMDGREDLMSKPFTDVDMIFIPVNLSGDHWVLARADLRVRRMRIYDSLVIFREDKTYLRKFKPL; from the exons ATGGGCAAATCAAAATTAGCATTGCATAACCCACCCGGACCGATTAAAGAACCGGGAATGATGAAGATACCTTATGTTGATCACTTCCCTGGGCGTATCACGAGTATGTGCAAATTAGATGTCGTTGTTAATGCCATCCGGGAAAAATTAACAAGGCAACAGTTGAAGCTATTCAAAGACgatatatttgggcatttcCTACAGTGCCGAAGCTATCCGTTCAGTGGCGTGATTGTGCACAATATATTGCTCCGGCAAGTGTCACATGGCGATGGAAATGACAAAGATGAGTTATGGTTTCAAGTTGGCGACCATTTGATACGGCTATCGATTGGAGAGTGGTGCCTAGTAACGGGACTTTGCTATGGCGAAAAAGTATTTCTGACGAAGCATAAAACAAATCATAGGTTACTTAATAAGTACTTTGGAGGCAGGATTCGCGATATAAATCTTGGCCAGTTCGAGGAAATATTTATGAACTTACGCTTCAAGAATATGAATGACACCGATGCGCTAAAAATTGCCATGTTTTACTTTGCTGATAGAGTGCTACACGGAAGAAAGGATCattgtcaaatcaatttcaatttacttAATGAGGTAGATGACATAAATCATTTTCGAAGTATTCCGTGGGGTCGTTTGTCATGGgaaacaatatataaaagcATTGATAATGTATTGAATGGCAAAgccaaaaaatttaagaaggcAAGAGCAGAAAATCCATTGCATAGAATTGAGAAATACAACTTTTACGGCTTTACGTCGGCAGTGCAT GCATGGATTTTTGAAGCGATCGAAGGACTACCATTAGAGTGGgtagagaaaattaagaggaagGGTGCTCGGATCGTGCGATGGAAGCCTGtggcttcttcaaatattAACTTCGGCGAAGTGTATTCATACCTGAACGAGCGTCTT GATGGCACCATTTTCCAAACCCTGAAACCGGATGCAAAGGAGAGAGCCACAAATTATTGGAAGAGTGTCGAGGATTACGTGCCATATTTGCCAAGTTGGGTCCGTAAT CACCAGCCTTCAATCAATACGCCATCCAGTACAAGGCCAAACGAGGTGGATCCTGACCCCACGAGCCCAATAGGACTGGAGCAGAGTCCTGTTGAGGATGTCGGTGCTGCCGACGACCATTATGAATCCGCACATGATTCAGATGACAGAAATGAGCCAGAG GCAAGGACTAAGTTCCGCAATGATTATTTCGTTGGACGACTAGATAAAATAGAGTCTTCCATTCACGAGTTGAGGTCGGAATTGCAGACTGGACACAGTTCCATTAACGAACTGAGGTCAGAACTTATGGCGGAACGCAGAGAAGCACAACAATATAGAGCAACGGTCATGGCGTTTATGGCTTCGTTTGGCGCGGGTGCTTCAAAGGGCGCGTACGGTGATTCTCCGTTTGGCCCCGCACCCTCG GCCCCAGATTGCTATGGTCCGAACGTTGATGCTGGCTATGGTACGCATACTGATGCTGGTAATGACGACGAGCACACCCCTATGTCCTTGTACAGTCTACATGGGGACATATGTGATGACAGTGTACAGATATTCACGGAGGCACCTCCCGGCGTTAGTAAGTTTGGGCGTCCGTACCGACCGTCGTATATATTTGGCAGTCCTTACTTCATTCCTCCTTTCAAGAGAGTTAGGAATGTCAGGGCTCTACCCGCACTCAACATTACGGACTatgaaattgatgaaagaTCGAGTGTGGATATGAATCCGCTTAGGGGACTAGAAGACTCAAGACTATGTGAGGAGTTTGATCAGTGGTTTGCCGGCAACATTTCCGTGGATTGGCCCGTCCAACAGTCTCgaaatttctttgaaatacTCATGGGCAATGCTTCGATGGGGTGGCTTGGTGACGAG CATATTCACACGTATTACCGCTTGATCAGCGAGAAGCAACGGCGGTTTCCAAATGCACTACCACAACGCGTCAGGCATACAGATACATACTTTTGG GTGTTCCTAAAGCAATTATGGAACAATGGTAGTTGTGATGTCAATTCATTACAATATGGCAACAACTTGAGCAGCTATATGGATGGGCGGGAAGATCTCATGTCCAAACCGTTTACGGATGTCGATATG aTATTCATCCCTGTGAATTTGAGCGGCGATCATTGGGTACTAGCTCGAGCGGACCTTCGCGTGAGGAGGATGCGGATTTACGACTCGTTGGTTATCTTTCGCGAGGACAAAACATATTTGCGTAAATTCAAACCTCTTTAG
- the LOC102627045 gene encoding 3-oxo-Delta(4,5)-steroid 5-beta-reductase-like yields the protein MSWCGAGAIGAAKKKLEEYEQPWDYQNVGLVVGVTGIVGNCLAEILPRSDTPGGPWKVYGVARRPRPDWSAAYPIEYIQCDISDPDETRAKLSKLTNITHIFYMTWAGRPAQAENCEINSAMFRNVLRSVIPNAPNLRHVCLQTGSKHYLGPFECIGKIPSHDPPFTEDLPRLNVQLFYYNQEDILFEEVEKRGGLTWSVHRPFVIFGFSPYSLMNIVGTLCVYAAICKHEGVPLLFYGTRDTWECFSEYSDAELVAQQQIWAAVDPNARNEAFNCTNGDVFKWKHLWKVLAEQFQIENYGFGEEKGSQRMRFEEIMKGKESVWEEIVRENQLKPTKLNEVAVWSYADLVLNVGAGHLASMNKSREHGFLGFRNSKNSFISWINRLKNYRIVP from the exons atgaGCTGGTGCGGGGCAGGTGCTATTGGCGCTGCTAAG AAAAAATTGGAAGAATATGAGCAACCTTGGGACTACCAGAATGTGGGACTAGTAGTAGGCGTGACAGGAATCGTAGGCAATTGCCTAGCTGAGATTTTGCCCCGGTCAGACACCCCCGGTGGCCCGTGGAAGGTCTACGGAGTGGCCCGACGTCCTAGGCCTGACTGGAGCGCCGCGTACCCTATTGAGTACATCCAATGCGACATTTCCGACCCGGACGAGACACGAGCCAAGCTCTCAAAACTCACTAACATCACCCACATTTTCTACATGACGTGGGCCGGTCGTCCCGCTCAAGCGGAGAATTGCGAGATCAACAGCGCAATGTTTCGTAACGTGCTCCGTTCTgtaatcccaaacgcaccaaATCTTCGCCACGTCTGTCTCCAAACGGGTAGCAAACATTACCTGGGACCATTCGAGTGTATTGGCAAGATACCGTCTCACGACCCGCCTTTTACTGAGGATTTGCCAAGGTTAAATGTACAACTTTTTTACTATAATCAAGAAGACATATTGTTTGAAGAAGTTGAGAAAAGAGGGGGCTTGACTTGGTCCGTACATCGACCTTTCGTAATATTTGGGTTTTCACCTTATAGTTTGATGAATATTGTAGGCACTCTCTGCGTGTACGCTGCGATTTGTAAACATGAAGGTGTTCCTTTGCTATTTTATGGGACTAGAGATACTTGGGAATGCTTCTCAGAATACTCGGACGCAGAGTTGGTTGCGCAGCAGCAAATTTGGGCGGCAGTGGATCCTAACGCAAGAAACGAAGCCTTTAACTGCACCAATGGAGATGTTTTCAAGTGGAAGCATTTATGGAAAGTTTTGGCTGAGCAGTTTCAGATTGAGAATTATGGGTTTGGAGAAGAAAAGGGTAGTCAGAGGATGAGATTCGAGGAAATTATGAAAGGTAAAGAAAGTGTATGGGAGGAGATTGTGAGAGAGAATCAGCTGAAGCCAACAAAATTGAATGAGGTTGCTGTTTGGTCATATGCAGATTTGGTGTTGAATGTTGGTGCGGGTCATTTAGCTAGCATGAACAAGAGTAGGGAGCACGGCTTCTTGGGTTTCAGGAATTCTAAGAATTCCTTCATTAGTTGGATTAATAGGCTGAAAAATTACAGGATTGTGCCTTGA